One window of Deltaproteobacteria bacterium genomic DNA carries:
- a CDS encoding MMPL family transporter, giving the protein MVSRLVTRFWPFILIVSLALGGLSLIPTINLYKKISTDPVDLLSPHHPNVKTLHQIREAYHERITIGIVLESADSERAIHYMKDLAGRLKSLPFVHEVHYRKVGYDFFDRNKLLFLDREDLQSIRDRIDRRIQKEKLGGFLIDLGGEEEFSFSDLEHKYREEYSEAARSEYYTNEEGTLFTMYVQSTEFDNNLAASSTFYDHLSEFMEEERPSQKEPTIKLYLAGPSRVLEYRALIRDLKVAGLISGLALFLPLLIRFRSLVVVLLIFLPLLLGIPLGFSFGSLFIQKLSVITSFLFAILGGLGIESGIHLFSRYHNLRSSGENVERAIHHLYREMGRPILTSVASVAITFLLLIVNQFRGFSEFGLIAGTGLILLFILYFSFFPALILLVEKIGLLKIQKKELRGFNVPVPKKRGFHILFASFLLFSLYSFFSPFRVGFEYDSKKIRADIPEVRLAKEKQHQTSTRVNNPAVTIVKSREEADALKETVQTLKNQAGPKTVIDTTRSYYDLVPADQDQKMQLVNEMKEMLSDPTIKLVKGEDKKKLDEFKEVLNRTRPFLESEVPHELKELMQGSLPDGQTLFFINALPRLQLDDGRNAIQFAHEVKEIKTPVETHYPSSNAIIYGTVLQTMFDDVPRILLLSLLLVMTFVYLDFRKMPETALVVTSIVMGVFWLLGLMTFFDIKLNFYNMVILPTVMGVSIDNAIHVMHRYRELGRGSLKTVLRDTGVACLLSSLTNAGGFAGLLFSIHKGLFSMGLLAVLGIGTCLLSTLVFLPMMLKILEKRS; this is encoded by the coding sequence ATGGTCTCGAGACTCGTCACAAGATTCTGGCCGTTCATCCTCATCGTCTCACTCGCCCTTGGCGGATTGTCCCTCATCCCGACTATCAATCTCTACAAAAAAATCAGCACTGATCCGGTCGATCTTCTCTCTCCTCATCATCCCAATGTCAAAACTCTCCATCAAATTCGTGAAGCCTATCATGAAAGGATCACCATTGGTATCGTTCTCGAATCAGCCGATTCCGAAAGAGCGATCCATTACATGAAGGACCTTGCAGGTCGTCTTAAAAGCCTCCCTTTTGTGCATGAGGTCCACTATCGAAAAGTCGGTTACGACTTTTTTGACCGAAACAAACTCCTTTTTCTTGACCGGGAAGACCTTCAAAGCATTCGGGACCGGATTGACCGGCGGATTCAGAAGGAAAAACTGGGTGGCTTTCTTATCGACCTGGGAGGAGAGGAGGAATTCAGTTTTTCTGATCTAGAACACAAATATCGTGAGGAATATTCAGAGGCGGCACGGAGTGAATATTACACTAATGAAGAGGGAACACTCTTTACGATGTATGTTCAATCAACGGAATTCGATAACAATCTCGCAGCCAGTTCGACTTTTTATGATCACCTGTCTGAATTTATGGAAGAGGAACGGCCTTCCCAAAAAGAGCCAACCATTAAACTTTATCTGGCCGGCCCCAGCAGAGTCCTTGAATATCGTGCCCTCATTCGAGACCTGAAAGTCGCTGGGCTTATTTCAGGACTCGCACTTTTCCTGCCTCTCCTCATCCGCTTCAGAAGTTTGGTCGTTGTTCTTCTCATTTTTCTGCCTCTCCTTCTGGGAATTCCACTTGGTTTTTCTTTTGGATCCCTCTTTATTCAGAAACTGAGTGTCATCACCTCTTTTCTTTTTGCCATTCTGGGAGGGTTGGGAATTGAGAGCGGAATCCATCTGTTCAGCCGTTACCACAATTTGCGATCTTCAGGGGAAAACGTGGAGCGGGCGATTCATCATCTCTATCGCGAAATGGGTCGACCGATCTTGACCTCCGTCGCCTCGGTCGCCATCACCTTTCTTCTCCTCATTGTGAATCAGTTCCGCGGTTTTTCTGAATTCGGGCTGATTGCAGGTACCGGGCTCATTCTCCTTTTTATCCTCTATTTCTCTTTTTTCCCGGCACTCATCCTCCTTGTTGAAAAAATAGGTCTGTTAAAAATACAAAAAAAAGAACTGCGTGGATTTAATGTTCCGGTTCCAAAAAAACGAGGGTTTCATATTCTTTTCGCAAGCTTCCTCCTCTTCAGTCTTTACTCGTTCTTCTCCCCGTTCCGGGTCGGTTTTGAATATGACTCAAAAAAAATACGGGCCGACATTCCTGAGGTTCGCCTTGCCAAGGAGAAACAACACCAGACCTCCACACGCGTTAACAATCCTGCCGTCACCATTGTAAAGTCCCGGGAAGAGGCAGACGCCCTCAAAGAAACGGTTCAGACGCTCAAAAATCAAGCAGGACCAAAAACCGTGATTGATACAACCCGTTCTTATTATGATCTCGTTCCGGCAGATCAGGACCAAAAAATGCAGCTCGTGAACGAAATGAAGGAGATGCTTTCCGACCCGACCATCAAGCTCGTTAAGGGAGAGGACAAGAAAAAATTGGACGAATTCAAGGAGGTTTTAAACAGAACAAGACCTTTTTTGGAGTCCGAGGTTCCCCATGAGCTTAAAGAACTCATGCAAGGTTCTCTCCCCGATGGCCAAACGCTCTTTTTTATCAACGCCCTTCCACGGCTCCAGTTAGACGATGGTCGAAACGCCATTCAGTTTGCCCACGAAGTCAAAGAGATCAAAACCCCTGTTGAAACTCATTACCCCTCCAGCAACGCCATCATTTATGGCACCGTCCTGCAAACGATGTTTGACGATGTACCACGAATTCTTCTTCTCTCTCTTTTACTCGTTATGACCTTCGTCTATCTGGATTTTCGCAAGATGCCAGAGACCGCCCTCGTGGTCACCTCCATCGTAATGGGAGTTTTTTGGTTACTGGGACTCATGACCTTCTTCGACATTAAACTCAATTTCTACAACATGGTGATCCTTCCGACCGTCATGGGAGTCAGTATTGATAACGCCATTCATGTCATGCATCGTTATCGCGAACTAGGGCGTGGCTCCCTGAAGACCGTCCTGCGTGATACCGGCGTTGCCTGCCTCCTCTCCTCTCTGACTAATGCCGGTGGCTTTGCAGGGCTTCTTTTCTCGATACACAAAGGACTCTTCTCGATGGGACTCCTGGCCGTCTTGGGGATTGGAACCTGTCTCCTTTCAACCCTTGTCTTCCTGCCGATGATGTTGAAAATTCTGGAAAAACGCAGCTGA
- a CDS encoding enoyl-CoA hydratase/isomerase family protein: protein MTFQDILLKSHNGIATITINRPDKLNAFRGQTIMEMERAIRTAIKEREVGVIVITGAGNKAFCVGGDIAEMNDLSAKTGRLFVTKLLKLAKSFIASPKPIIAKVNGYCLGGGNEIQLFCDLTIASEKSVFGQTGPKVGSAPLWGGTQILPLLVGPKKAHEIAFLCHQYPAREALEMGLINKVVPELSLNSITELICREILEKSPQAIALARASLYEGLLTKIEKDLKKLPKIYGSPELKEGMSAFLEKRKPDYSKLKGD, encoded by the coding sequence ATGACGTTTCAAGACATCCTTCTCAAATCTCACAATGGAATTGCCACCATTACGATCAATCGCCCGGACAAACTGAATGCCTTTCGGGGACAAACAATCATGGAGATGGAAAGGGCGATCCGGACGGCTATAAAAGAGAGAGAGGTTGGCGTTATCGTCATCACGGGTGCCGGCAACAAGGCGTTTTGTGTGGGAGGAGACATCGCCGAGATGAACGATTTATCCGCAAAGACCGGCCGTCTCTTTGTCACAAAGCTCCTCAAGCTCGCAAAGAGTTTCATTGCCTCCCCCAAACCGATCATCGCCAAGGTCAACGGTTACTGCCTTGGCGGTGGTAATGAAATCCAGCTCTTCTGTGATCTGACAATTGCCAGCGAAAAATCGGTCTTTGGTCAGACAGGCCCCAAGGTCGGGAGTGCGCCGCTTTGGGGAGGGACCCAAATCCTCCCGCTCTTAGTCGGCCCCAAAAAGGCGCATGAGATCGCCTTTCTCTGTCATCAATACCCGGCCCGTGAGGCCCTCGAGATGGGACTCATTAACAAGGTAGTCCCGGAGTTGAGTCTTAATTCAATCACGGAGCTAATCTGCCGCGAAATCCTGGAGAAGAGTCCTCAGGCGATTGCACTAGCAAGGGCCTCCCTCTATGAGGGGCTCCTCACAAAGATCGAAAAGGACCTTAAAAAATTACCAAAGATCTATGGCAGCCCTGAACTGAAGGAGGGGATGTCTGCCTTTCTCGAAAAAAGAAAACCGGACTATTCAAAACTTAAGGGGGATTAA
- a CDS encoding ROK family protein — protein MKKTEFSKETVIAVDLGGTNLRVGAVSAKGEVLAVEKIPTLSKEKKEIGLEQIALGIDSLIQKNSLGRPYALALGIPGIVEQKTGVVYCSPHFPDWKSVEARSYFEKRFSCPVVVDNDAHMIARGEGWKGTGKGLEHFILVTLGTGIGGALVCNRSIFHGDSGFAAEIGHMVIESEGRPCNCGSHGCWEMYASATGLLYGIEHDKVKNKERDKLLERFGGLLKVTVARLYESVQEGDLYAHAVFQKLGYHLGIGIASLVNITGIETVILAGGVSRAWDFFVGPMKKETALRTYKETASRIQIKQSTLGDEAGLIGGSAAFFQNFQHHRQEDKG, from the coding sequence ATGAAAAAAACTGAATTTTCAAAAGAGACCGTTATTGCGGTCGATCTGGGCGGTACCAATCTTCGCGTTGGGGCGGTATCCGCTAAGGGTGAGGTTTTAGCAGTTGAGAAAATCCCAACGCTTTCGAAGGAGAAGAAAGAGATCGGCCTTGAACAGATCGCCTTGGGCATTGACTCTTTGATACAGAAGAATTCACTGGGTCGCCCTTACGCTCTGGCTCTGGGTATCCCCGGAATTGTCGAACAAAAAACCGGGGTTGTTTATTGTTCGCCTCATTTTCCAGACTGGAAGTCGGTTGAGGCGCGCTCTTATTTTGAAAAGAGGTTTTCCTGCCCGGTGGTCGTTGATAACGATGCCCATATGATCGCCCGTGGAGAGGGCTGGAAGGGTACAGGGAAGGGATTAGAACATTTTATTCTTGTGACGCTAGGCACGGGTATTGGCGGCGCCCTGGTCTGTAACAGATCTATTTTTCATGGGGACAGCGGCTTTGCGGCAGAAATCGGTCACATGGTGATTGAGTCCGAGGGGCGCCCTTGCAACTGTGGGAGCCACGGTTGTTGGGAGATGTATGCCTCGGCAACGGGGCTTCTCTACGGCATTGAACATGATAAAGTGAAGAATAAGGAAAGGGACAAACTTCTTGAACGGTTTGGCGGTCTTTTGAAGGTGACGGTGGCCAGGCTTTACGAATCGGTTCAGGAGGGTGATCTTTACGCCCATGCAGTCTTTCAGAAGTTGGGTTACCATTTGGGTATCGGAATTGCCTCGCTTGTCAATATTACGGGGATTGAAACGGTGATTTTAGCGGGCGGTGTCAGTCGCGCCTGGGATTTTTTTGTCGGTCCTATGAAAAAAGAGACAGCCCTCCGGACCTACAAGGAGACCGCCAGTCGGATTCAGATCAAGCAATCCACATTGGGAGATGAGGCGGGATTGATCGGCGGGTCAGCTGCGTTTTTCCAGAATTTTCAACATCATCGGCAGGAAGACAAGGGTTGA
- the trpE gene encoding anthranilate synthase component I, whose translation MPLISLDAFRRIRQQDPQASLVLEIPFDFETPVSLFSRWKNQKYAFLLESVEGGEQWGRYSFIGLSPSSVFRCRGNEVEIEEGRQKKKISTPHPLEVLRRFVGPFHQVSHQKTPLLGGAVGYVAYDAVRFFERLPGKSAPDLILPEFCFLKPEILLVHDRLNHNLQIHFFPSAGLSDQEAYRRGRQAIQTVLKEIQKRPRGITLSGGEKLSWKASLSQAEFQKKVERIKEYILAGDVTQTVFSIRFSARGKTDPFAVYRRLRRINPSPYLFYLKLGEQQIVGASPETMVRLEEGKMTLRPIAGTRPRGKTHSEDLQLEKELLADPKERAEHIMLVDLGRNDLGRVAKPGSVTVDELMRVERYSHVMHIVSNLFAELQEGKDAFDLLSAAFPAGTLTGSPKVRAMEIIEELEPVRRGLYGGCVGYFSTNGNMDMAITIRSASFYKGKVYVQAGAGIVADSDPEKEYQECLNKAKGMMEAIEGS comes from the coding sequence ATGCCTCTTATCTCTTTGGATGCTTTTCGAAGGATCCGTCAACAGGATCCTCAGGCCTCTCTTGTCCTTGAGATTCCCTTTGATTTTGAGACCCCGGTTTCTCTGTTTTCCCGCTGGAAGAATCAAAAGTATGCCTTCTTGCTGGAAAGCGTCGAGGGAGGAGAACAATGGGGGCGATATTCGTTTATCGGCCTTTCCCCCTCATCGGTTTTTCGATGTCGTGGAAACGAGGTGGAGATTGAGGAGGGGCGTCAGAAGAAAAAAATTTCAACCCCACATCCTCTGGAAGTCCTGAGACGCTTTGTCGGTCCGTTCCATCAAGTGTCTCACCAAAAAACTCCCCTCTTAGGGGGTGCGGTTGGTTATGTTGCCTACGATGCGGTCCGTTTTTTTGAACGATTGCCCGGAAAATCAGCTCCTGATCTGATTCTCCCTGAGTTCTGTTTCCTCAAGCCGGAGATCCTGCTGGTTCATGACAGGCTGAATCATAACTTGCAGATTCATTTTTTTCCTTCCGCAGGGCTTTCAGATCAGGAGGCCTACCGACGCGGGCGCCAGGCCATTCAAACTGTTTTAAAGGAGATTCAAAAAAGACCTCGAGGAATTACCTTGAGTGGTGGGGAAAAACTTTCCTGGAAGGCGAGTCTTTCTCAAGCTGAATTCCAAAAAAAGGTTGAAAGGATCAAGGAGTACATTCTTGCGGGTGATGTGACGCAGACGGTTTTCTCCATCCGATTTTCAGCGAGGGGAAAGACCGACCCTTTTGCTGTTTATCGAAGACTCCGACGCATTAACCCTTCGCCGTATCTTTTTTATCTTAAATTGGGGGAGCAGCAGATTGTCGGGGCCTCTCCGGAAACAATGGTGCGGCTGGAAGAAGGGAAGATGACGCTTCGCCCCATTGCCGGAACACGACCTCGCGGGAAAACTCATTCGGAAGATCTACAACTTGAGAAAGAGCTTCTGGCCGATCCCAAGGAGAGGGCGGAGCATATCATGCTGGTTGATCTGGGTCGAAACGACTTGGGACGTGTTGCCAAACCGGGGAGTGTCACGGTGGATGAGTTGATGAGGGTCGAGCGTTACTCCCATGTGATGCATATTGTTTCCAATCTTTTCGCTGAACTGCAGGAGGGAAAAGACGCCTTTGACCTTTTATCGGCCGCCTTTCCTGCTGGCACATTGACCGGCTCTCCCAAGGTGCGGGCGATGGAAATTATTGAGGAGCTCGAACCGGTGCGACGCGGGCTCTACGGCGGTTGCGTCGGCTATTTTTCAACGAATGGCAATATGGACATGGCGATTACGATCCGATCCGCCTCTTTTTACAAAGGAAAGGTTTATGTGCAGGCTGGAGCAGGGATTGTGGCCGATTCGGATCCTGAAAAGGAATATCAGGAGTGTTTGAATAAGGCGAAAGGGATGATGGAGGCGATCGAGGGTTCATAA
- the trpD gene encoding anthranilate phosphoribosyltransferase — protein MNRVFLEKLSQGDSLTDAEMVSAMKEIMLGRVAEEEIVNFLTLLRKKGENPEEILAAATVLREFSVRVNVPTDNLVDTCGTGGDEKGSFNISTAAAFVVAGCGVGVAKHGNRAVSSRSGSADVLEALGVRIDVEPVVMRRSIQEAGIGFFFAPRYHPAMKNVASARKKVGKTIFNLLGPLANPAQPIFQVVGIYDRSLMKRYAEVLKRLGLKHALVVHGEDGMDELTLTGKSHIVELWDDIIREYSVDPRDFGLELCHPSDLQGGDASYNANLLRGLLEGYVSPLRDVVLLNAAAALIAANRVKEFGEGLMLANHALDQGRARGCLKKLIEITNE, from the coding sequence ATGAATAGAGTCTTCCTTGAAAAGTTGTCTCAAGGTGATTCCTTGACCGACGCCGAAATGGTCTCGGCCATGAAAGAGATCATGTTGGGGAGGGTGGCTGAGGAAGAGATTGTTAATTTTCTTACATTGCTTCGTAAGAAGGGGGAGAATCCAGAGGAGATCCTGGCGGCTGCCACAGTACTCCGGGAATTTTCTGTTCGTGTGAATGTTCCAACGGACAATCTGGTCGACACCTGCGGCACCGGAGGGGATGAAAAGGGCTCTTTCAATATCTCCACTGCCGCCGCCTTTGTGGTGGCTGGTTGCGGAGTGGGCGTTGCCAAGCATGGAAACCGGGCGGTCAGTTCGAGGTCCGGCAGTGCCGATGTTTTGGAGGCGTTGGGGGTTCGGATCGATGTAGAGCCGGTGGTCATGAGGCGTTCGATTCAGGAGGCGGGGATCGGCTTCTTTTTTGCTCCGCGCTATCACCCGGCGATGAAGAATGTTGCCTCGGCACGAAAAAAAGTTGGCAAGACAATCTTCAACCTGCTCGGTCCGCTGGCGAACCCCGCCCAGCCGATCTTTCAGGTTGTGGGGATTTATGATCGTTCCCTCATGAAGAGGTATGCGGAGGTACTGAAGCGGCTCGGGCTCAAGCATGCCCTTGTGGTTCATGGAGAGGACGGGATGGACGAACTGACGCTTACCGGAAAAAGCCATATTGTTGAGTTGTGGGACGATATCATCCGTGAATACTCGGTGGATCCACGCGATTTTGGCCTGGAGCTGTGCCACCCCTCAGACCTTCAGGGGGGCGATGCCTCCTATAATGCCAATCTCCTGCGTGGATTGCTGGAGGGATATGTTTCTCCGTTGCGGGATGTGGTCCTTCTGAATGCTGCGGCGGCGCTCATCGCTGCCAACCGGGTTAAGGAGTTTGGGGAGGGATTGATGCTGGCGAATCATGCGTTGGACCAAGGCAGGGCGCGTGGTTGTCTAAAAAAACTTATAGAGATAACGAATGAATGA
- a CDS encoding aminodeoxychorismate/anthranilate synthase component II — protein MLLVIDNYDSFTYNLVQYFLELGEEVKVFRNDEIGIEEIRVLKPGHLVISPGPCTPNEAGISLAAVKEFSGKIPLLGVCLGHQSIGQAFGGKIVRAKKVMHGKTSMIHHDGKTLFQNISNPFEATRYHSLVIERKSLPDCLKITAWTEEGEIMGVRHEKLFVEGVQFHPESILTIEGKKLLKNFLEMR, from the coding sequence TTGCTCCTTGTCATCGACAACTATGATTCCTTTACCTACAACCTGGTTCAGTATTTTTTGGAACTAGGGGAAGAGGTTAAGGTTTTCAGGAATGATGAGATAGGCATTGAAGAGATTCGTGTCCTGAAGCCGGGCCATTTGGTGATCTCACCGGGACCTTGTACCCCGAATGAGGCGGGGATTTCCCTTGCGGCCGTAAAAGAATTTTCAGGCAAAATTCCGTTGCTCGGTGTTTGCCTCGGTCATCAATCGATTGGCCAGGCGTTTGGGGGCAAAATTGTTCGTGCAAAGAAGGTGATGCATGGCAAGACCTCGATGATTCACCACGATGGAAAGACCCTTTTTCAAAACATTTCCAACCCCTTTGAAGCGACCCGGTATCATTCGCTCGTCATCGAAAGAAAATCACTTCCTGATTGCCTGAAAATCACCGCCTGGACCGAGGAGGGGGAGATTATGGGGGTTCGTCACGAAAAACTGTTCGTGGAAGGGGTGCAGTTTCATCCCGAGTCGATCTTGACGATCGAGGGCAAAAAATTGCTTAAGAATTTTCTAGAGATGAGATGA